CCCCGGCTGGGCCGTGCAGGTTTCGTGTTCGGAGGCCTCGGTTGAGGCGTTTCAGTCCCCTACGGGGATCAGCCCCGGCTGGGCCAGCCCCGGCTGGGCCTCATCGACCGCATGGCGGCTTCCCTCGCCGCTGAGTCCGTGGTTTCAGTCCCCTACGGGGATCAGCCCCGGCTGGGCCTCCCCCTCTTGAAACCCGCGTGTGGCCTGGGCCTAAAACGCGTTTTGCGCCGGGAGGAGAAAACTGACCGGAAACTGTTGTCAGTAAACCATACGAGCGGGCGGAAATCAAGTGGGCATGCCGCGCGCCCGGTTGTTAAGGAAAATCGGGCGTTTTTTTCCTGTTGTTTGATTCAATTCTAACATTTGAGCCGGATCTTAACCCGTGAGGCGGCTTGCGCGCCTGGGGCTTGTCGATCGCGGCAACGGAATTGAGGGGACGGCGCCTGGGAGAGGTGGGAGACATCGCCTCCGAGGCGCTATTGTGGCAGGCCGGTTATCTGACCATCCACCGGGTCGAAGAAGTGAACCCCGGGCAGTGGACCTACACGCTAGGATATCCGAACCGCGAGGTGGAAATCAGCCTGAACGCCAGCTTGATCAACGGGTACGGTGGGGAGGATGCGAGCGCTTTCGAGGCACGCAACGTGGTCGGGCTTGAGGTGCGCGAGGCTTGAGCCTTATCCGGGGGCGGCGAGGGCACAGATCCCCGCCAGCAAACGGGGGGGGCGTCCTCCCCTGCTTTCCCATCCGGCGAGAGCGTCAGGGCATCAGCCAGGCTTTCACGGCGGCCGCAGCCTTGCGTCCACGGTCCTCGTTGGTAGGCCGTCTGACGCTTTTGAAGCAGTGGCCGCAGGGGGAGCCAATGCGGGTTGCCTCTTCCACGCTCAGGAACAGCCCATCCTTGGTCTGGGTGTAGTAGATGCACTGCGGGGTGTGGTAGTAGCCGCTGCGGCGGTTGAACCACAGGCGATCGGAGGGGGGGACCTTGGCCGTCGTGGGAGGCATGGTGGCGCCGGCGGCCGGGCGCATGTCGTGAAGGCCGCCAGGGCCAACCCAGAGGGAGGCCACGGTGGCCGCCGCACATACCCAGGCTGCCAGGTGGGATGTTTCAGCTCGCTCGGACATGGTTTCGCTCCTTCTTCCGTCGGGACTCACACCACGATGCAACTGCCATCCGCGCCGTCCATCGGCGCCACGAAGCCATATGGTTGGCCGTGCCGGCGCACCCGGCGTCGGCAACTGGCACAGAGTTCATAAAAGGCCAGCCGGTCTTCGTCGGCCTCCAATTCCTCGCGCAATTCTGCCTCGAAGCGTGCCAGGTCCGGCAAGGCCACCTGGCACTCGAAAACGCTGAACTGGGCCCGCCGACCCCAGGCGCTCAGGCGTTTGACCAGGCGCCGACGGCGGCGATCGTCCGCCACGTCGAAGGCCACCGCGAACCACCGGCGCTCGGGTGAGCGCGCTTCCC
The sequence above is drawn from the Candidatus Sericytochromatia bacterium genome and encodes:
- the cas2 gene encoding CRISPR-associated endonuclease Cas2: MSGREARSPERRWFAVAFDVADDRRRRRLVKRLSAWGRRAQFSVFECQVALPDLARFEAELREELEADEDRLAFYELCASCRRRVRRHGQPYGFVAPMDGADGSCIVV